A window from Sphingobium sp. EM0848 encodes these proteins:
- the queC gene encoding 7-cyano-7-deazaguanine synthase QueC, translating into MVANSEKFAVVLLSGGLDSMVAGGLAREAGYRVHALSIDYNQRHRLELQAAGRIASALDAVSHIVLPLDLTAFGGSALTADIAVPKDGVGPGIPITYVPARNTIFLSLTLGLAEVAGASDVFIGVNALDYSGYPDCRPEFIDAFQTMATLATKAGVEGHPIHINAPLQHMSKADIVREAHRLGLDAGLSWSCYDPTPDGKHCGLCDSCRLRSKGFEEAGLPDPTIYAVKP; encoded by the coding sequence ATGGTTGCCAATAGCGAAAAATTCGCCGTCGTCCTGCTGTCCGGCGGGCTCGACTCCATGGTTGCGGGCGGGCTGGCGCGCGAGGCCGGTTATCGGGTGCACGCGCTCTCGATCGACTATAATCAGCGGCATCGCCTGGAATTGCAGGCGGCGGGGCGCATTGCCTCGGCGCTCGACGCGGTGTCCCATATCGTGCTGCCGCTGGACCTGACGGCCTTTGGCGGGTCGGCGCTGACCGCCGATATCGCCGTACCCAAGGATGGTGTCGGTCCCGGCATTCCCATCACCTATGTGCCTGCGCGCAACACCATCTTCCTGTCGCTGACCCTGGGTCTGGCCGAAGTGGCGGGGGCGAGCGACGTGTTCATCGGGGTCAATGCGCTCGATTATTCGGGCTATCCCGACTGCCGGCCGGAATTTATCGACGCCTTCCAGACAATGGCGACGCTGGCGACCAAGGCCGGGGTCGAGGGGCATCCCATCCACATCAACGCGCCGCTCCAGCATATGAGCAAGGCCGATATCGTGCGGGAAGCGCATCGGCTGGGGCTGGACGCGGGGTTGAGCTGGTCCTGTTACGACCCGACGCCCGACGGCAAGCATTGCGGCCTGTGCGACAGTTGCCGCCTGCGCTCCAAGGGCTTTGAGGAGGCGGGGCTGCCCGATCCCACCATCTATGCGGTGAAGCCCTGA
- the queE gene encoding 7-carboxy-7-deazaguanine synthase, producing the protein MSYAVKEMFLTLQGEGVHAGRRAVFLRFAGCNLWTGREQDRASAVCQFCDTDFVGTDGDGGGKFADADSLADAALAFWGEGREGRYIVLTGGEPMLQIDDALVDALHKRGFAIAVESNGTLPAHPGLDWVCISPKAGSEVVQRSGNELKLVWPQPGQGHSLADVEAMEGWAFDHLLIQPLDDPNAARNAQAAVDLVMDRPRWRLSLQSHKYLGLR; encoded by the coding sequence ATGAGCTATGCGGTCAAGGAAATGTTCCTCACCCTGCAAGGCGAAGGCGTTCATGCCGGGCGCCGGGCGGTGTTCCTGCGCTTTGCCGGATGCAATCTGTGGACCGGGCGGGAGCAGGATCGGGCGAGTGCGGTCTGCCAGTTCTGCGATACCGATTTCGTCGGCACGGATGGCGATGGCGGCGGCAAGTTCGCGGATGCCGACAGTCTGGCCGATGCGGCGCTCGCCTTTTGGGGTGAGGGGCGGGAGGGGCGCTATATCGTGCTCACCGGTGGGGAGCCGATGCTTCAGATCGACGATGCGCTGGTCGATGCGCTGCATAAGCGGGGTTTTGCCATTGCGGTCGAGAGCAACGGCACCTTGCCCGCGCATCCGGGTCTGGATTGGGTTTGCATCAGCCCCAAGGCCGGGAGCGAGGTGGTGCAGCGCAGCGGCAATGAACTGAAGCTGGTCTGGCCGCAACCGGGGCAGGGACACAGTCTGGCCGATGTCGAGGCTATGGAGGGGTGGGCCTTCGACCATCTGCTGATCCAGCCGCTGGACGATCCGAATGCGGCGCGCAATGCGCAGGCGGCGGTGGATCTGGTGATGGACCGGCCACGCTGGAGGCTGAGCCTCCAGTCCCATAAATATCTGGGGTTGCGGTAG
- a CDS encoding GNAT family N-acetyltransferase — protein MSLTPVADDQIATIVTHLEMRERPRPAPIPPAPLRLVPWKAPTLEAYRTLFRRVGEPWLWFSRLAMCDEELRAIIQDPAVEIYAVTDPRGVEVGLLELDFRSMPDCELAFFGLIPELNGKGFGKWLMAQAKALAWRKDVTRFWVHSCTLDSPAALGFYRKSGFIPTRREVEIFADPRLAGLLPRDAAPHVPLLERFPGDRIAG, from the coding sequence ATGAGCCTCACCCCTGTCGCAGACGACCAGATCGCCACGATTGTAACCCATCTGGAGATGCGGGAACGGCCCCGGCCTGCCCCCATCCCGCCCGCGCCGCTGCGGCTGGTGCCATGGAAGGCCCCGACGCTGGAAGCCTATCGCACGCTGTTCCGGCGGGTAGGGGAACCGTGGCTCTGGTTCTCCCGACTGGCGATGTGCGATGAGGAGCTGCGCGCGATCATCCAAGACCCCGCCGTGGAAATCTATGCCGTCACCGACCCCCGCGGCGTGGAGGTCGGCCTGCTGGAACTGGATTTCCGGTCGATGCCCGATTGTGAACTGGCCTTTTTCGGACTGATTCCGGAACTCAATGGCAAGGGCTTCGGCAAATGGCTGATGGCACAGGCCAAGGCGCTGGCCTGGCGCAAGGACGTGACCCGCTTCTGGGTGCATAGCTGCACGCTCGACAGCCCGGCGGCGCTGGGTTTCTATCGCAAGTCCGGCTTCATTCCAACCAGGCGTGAGGTGGAGATTTTCGCCGACCCCCGCCTCGCCGGCCTGTTGCCGCGCGACGCCGCGCCGCATGTGCCGTTGCTGGAGCGATTTCCAGGCGATCGCATCGCCGGTTAA
- a CDS encoding Hsp33 family molecular chaperone HslO: protein MTSTAPIDHALGFTIPSRHVRGRIVRLGPVLDDVLAAHAYPPQIERLLASALVLAALLGSTLKDAGGQLTLQAQTENGVVSLLVADYKGGEVRGYAKFDADRLVELGPDPTLFGLFGKGYLAITFDQAVSGERYQGIVPLEGESLADAAEHYFFQSEQIPSIIQIATRHDAGEGCLAAGLLLQHLPEGEVGRERLHVRHDHPEWEHVQALAHTLKDAELTDGDLPLSDIVWRLFHEEDEVRVTDPTALTKGCRCDLGHIRSVIGRFPAAERAEMADDQGVIGVDCAFCSRLFPVALDSFAGG, encoded by the coding sequence TTGACCTCTACCGCCCCTATCGACCACGCCCTTGGCTTCACCATCCCCTCGCGCCATGTGCGTGGGCGGATCGTGCGGCTGGGGCCGGTCCTTGACGATGTACTGGCCGCCCATGCCTATCCGCCGCAGATCGAGCGGTTGCTTGCCTCCGCGCTGGTGCTGGCGGCGCTGCTGGGTTCGACGCTCAAGGATGCGGGCGGGCAACTGACGCTTCAGGCGCAGACCGAAAATGGCGTCGTCAGCCTGCTGGTCGCCGATTACAAGGGCGGCGAAGTGCGCGGCTATGCCAAGTTCGACGCCGACCGGCTGGTCGAACTGGGTCCCGACCCGACCTTGTTCGGGCTTTTCGGCAAGGGCTATCTCGCCATCACCTTCGATCAGGCGGTGAGCGGCGAGCGCTATCAGGGGATCGTGCCGCTCGAGGGCGAATCGCTGGCGGACGCGGCGGAGCATTATTTCTTCCAGTCCGAACAGATTCCCAGCATCATCCAGATCGCGACCCGCCATGACGCGGGCGAGGGGTGCCTTGCCGCGGGCCTGCTGCTCCAGCATCTGCCGGAGGGCGAAGTGGGACGCGAGCGGTTGCATGTCCGCCATGATCATCCGGAATGGGAACATGTTCAGGCGCTGGCCCATACGCTGAAGGACGCGGAACTGACCGACGGCGATCTGCCGTTGAGCGACATCGTGTGGCGGCTGTTCCATGAAGAGGATGAGGTGCGCGTCACCGATCCGACAGCGCTTACCAAGGGGTGCCGTTGCGACCTTGGCCATATTCGCAGCGTCATTGGCCGCTTCCCGGCGGCGGAGCGGGCGGAGATGGCCGACGATCAGGGGGTCATCGGCGTCGATTGCGCCTTCTGTTCGCGGCTGTTCCCGGTCGCGCTCGACAGCTTCGCGGGGGGCTGA
- the petA gene encoding ubiquinol-cytochrome c reductase iron-sulfur subunit, whose translation MAIVEHMESEGAFGSAGGGEGVRRRDFINIAAVSFAGVGAVAVVVPLVDQMNPSADVLALASTEVDLSSIQPGQAIKTTFRSQPLFVRHLTDKEIAEADKVDPSTLRDPQTLEQRTVDGKKQWLITMGVCTHLGCVPLGAGEGENRGEFGGYFCPCHGSSYDTAARIRKGPAPKNLEVPKYSFTSDTAILVG comes from the coding sequence ATGGCGATCGTGGAACATATGGAGAGTGAGGGAGCATTCGGCTCCGCAGGGGGAGGCGAAGGTGTTCGCCGCCGCGATTTCATCAACATCGCCGCCGTGAGTTTCGCGGGCGTTGGCGCGGTCGCGGTCGTCGTGCCGCTGGTCGACCAGATGAACCCCAGCGCCGACGTGCTGGCGCTCGCTTCGACCGAAGTCGATCTTTCTTCGATCCAGCCGGGGCAGGCGATCAAGACCACTTTCCGGTCGCAGCCGCTGTTCGTCCGGCACCTGACCGACAAGGAAATCGCCGAGGCCGACAAGGTCGACCCGTCCACGCTGCGCGACCCGCAGACGCTGGAGCAGCGCACCGTCGACGGCAAGAAGCAGTGGTTGATCACCATGGGCGTCTGCACCCATCTGGGCTGCGTGCCGCTGGGCGCGGGCGAGGGTGAGAATCGCGGCGAGTTCGGCGGTTATTTCTGCCCCTGCCACGGGTCTTCCTATGACACGGCGGCCCGCATCCGTAAGGGGCCTGCCCCCAAGAACCTGGAAGTGCCGAAGTACAGCTTCACTTCCGATACTGCCATTCTTGTGGGTTGA
- a CDS encoding cytochrome c1, with translation MVRIGAFLVGLFFSGWLLISFLVGAVAYVTEPPAVTVEHEFHRNPKEVSFSFDGPFGKFDQAQLQRGFQVFKEVCSACHSLKFVAFRDLKGIGYNDAEIKAIAKNWAIKTPDVDPKTGEMSTRAPVPADYFPKPFANNVAAAAANNNAIPPDLSLMTKARHHGSAYVYSLITGFQNQPAELLKEFPDAKTPNGLHYNPYFANLNLAMAPPLTADGQVTYGDGTKATVDQMAQDVAAFLTWTAEPKLENRRRAGLATIFFLLIATGLAYMAYQNIWADKKKAA, from the coding sequence ATGGTTCGCATTGGCGCATTTCTTGTCGGCCTCTTCTTTTCCGGCTGGCTGTTGATTTCCTTCCTGGTGGGTGCGGTGGCCTATGTCACCGAGCCGCCGGCGGTTACGGTGGAGCATGAATTCCACCGGAATCCCAAGGAGGTTTCCTTCTCGTTCGACGGGCCTTTCGGCAAGTTCGACCAGGCGCAGTTGCAGCGCGGGTTCCAGGTGTTCAAGGAGGTCTGCTCGGCCTGCCACAGCCTGAAGTTCGTGGCGTTCCGCGACCTCAAGGGCATTGGCTATAATGATGCCGAGATCAAGGCGATCGCCAAGAACTGGGCGATCAAGACCCCTGACGTCGATCCCAAGACGGGCGAGATGTCGACTCGCGCGCCGGTGCCGGCGGATTATTTCCCCAAGCCCTTCGCGAACAATGTCGCGGCGGCGGCGGCCAACAACAACGCGATCCCGCCGGATCTGTCGCTGATGACCAAGGCGCGCCATCATGGCTCGGCCTATGTCTATTCGCTGATCACGGGCTTCCAGAACCAGCCGGCCGAGCTGCTCAAGGAATTCCCCGATGCCAAGACGCCGAACGGGCTGCACTACAACCCCTATTTCGCCAACCTGAATCTGGCGATGGCGCCGCCGCTGACGGCCGATGGTCAGGTGACCTATGGCGACGGCACCAAGGCGACCGTCGACCAGATGGCGCAGGACGTCGCGGCCTTCCTGACCTGGACCGCCGAACCCAAGCTGGAAAACCGCCGCCGTGCGGGTCTGGCAACGATCTTCTTCCTGCTGATCGCAACGGGCTTGGCTTATATGGCTTACCAGAATATCTGGGCGGACAAGAAAAAGGCCGCCTGA
- a CDS encoding tRNA (cytidine(34)-2'-O)-methyltransferase, producing the protein MARGMRIALYQPEIAGNVGAILRLAACFSVPVDIIMPMGFAFSDAKLKRAAMDYGASADVTRHANFEAFDTVRRAEGRRLMLMSSHASQRLPDVEFREDDILLMGSESAGVPVNVRDLADVRVRIPMAPGFRSLNIAVSTGIAVAEALRQTGSFPQ; encoded by the coding sequence ATGGCGCGGGGCATGCGTATCGCCCTTTATCAACCCGAAATTGCCGGCAATGTCGGGGCCATTTTGCGCCTCGCCGCCTGTTTTTCCGTGCCCGTGGACATCATCATGCCGATGGGATTCGCTTTTTCCGACGCGAAGCTGAAGCGCGCGGCGATGGATTATGGCGCGTCCGCCGACGTCACCCGCCACGCCAATTTCGAAGCGTTCGACACCGTCCGCCGGGCCGAGGGACGGCGGCTGATGCTGATGAGCAGCCACGCCTCGCAGCGCCTGCCCGATGTCGAATTTCGCGAGGATGATATCCTTCTGATGGGATCGGAGAGCGCAGGCGTGCCCGTCAACGTGCGCGATCTGGCCGATGTCCGCGTGCGCATTCCGATGGCGCCGGGCTTTCGATCCTTGAACATCGCCGTTTCCACGGGCATCGCGGTTGCCGAAGCCCTTCGCCAGACTGGAAGTTTCCCGCAATGA
- the lipB gene encoding lipoyl(octanoyl) transferase LipB — protein sequence MSSPPPSSAPQSIEWRVDSAPVDYPAALADMEARAAAIFEGQAGERVWLLEHPPLYTAGTSANPAELLDPRFPVHDAGRGGRYTYHGPGQRIGYLNIDLRERGKDVRNFVHHLEGWMIDALGDLGISARRAEGRIGIWTDDRQGQEAKIGALGIRVRRWVTLHGFSINVDPDLSHFGGIVPCGLAEYPVTSIAALGIKASMADLDAALKRHFPAFLSRLRRCPSGDGAGVEQCGTGR from the coding sequence ATGTCATCCCCGCCCCCATCCTCAGCGCCGCAATCCATCGAATGGCGTGTCGACAGCGCGCCCGTCGACTATCCCGCCGCGCTGGCGGACATGGAGGCGCGGGCCGCCGCGATCTTCGAAGGACAGGCCGGCGAACGGGTCTGGCTGCTGGAACATCCGCCGCTCTACACGGCGGGCACCAGTGCCAATCCCGCCGAGCTGCTCGACCCGCGCTTCCCCGTGCACGATGCCGGGCGCGGTGGCCGTTATACCTATCATGGCCCCGGCCAGCGCATCGGCTATCTCAACATCGACCTGCGCGAACGCGGCAAGGACGTGCGCAATTTCGTCCATCATCTGGAAGGCTGGATGATCGACGCGCTGGGCGACCTTGGCATATCCGCCCGCCGCGCGGAGGGCCGCATCGGCATCTGGACCGACGACCGGCAGGGTCAGGAGGCGAAGATCGGCGCGCTCGGCATCCGGGTGCGGCGCTGGGTCACGCTCCACGGTTTTTCGATCAATGTCGATCCCGACCTGTCCCATTTCGGAGGCATCGTACCGTGCGGTCTGGCCGAATATCCCGTGACCAGCATCGCCGCTTTGGGCATAAAAGCGTCAATGGCGGACCTGGACGCAGCGCTGAAGCGTCATTTCCCCGCCTTCCTCAGCCGCCTGCGCCGCTGCCCCTCCGGCGACGGGGCGGGGGTTGAGCAATGCGGTACGGGCCGCTAG
- the hemF gene encoding oxygen-dependent coproporphyrinogen oxidase, whose translation MTLTLDPQQQAARHWFESLRDRICAEFEAIEREAGSDARFDYIAWDREAPGIAPGEGGGGVRGVMKGKVFEKVGVNVSTVGGTFSPEFAKTIHGAGEDPNFFATGISLVAHMANPHVPAVHMNTRFLVTSKRWFGGGADLNPPLPREEDTAHFHAVLKAACDAHDADHYPRFKAWADDYFFIPHRGVHRGVGGIFYDHLECADEAAFDANFAFTRDVGDAFLKAFPPIVRRRMQESWSEADYAQMLEWRGRYAEFNLVHDRGTLFGLKTGGNIDAILMSLPPMAAWS comes from the coding sequence ATGACCCTGACCCTCGATCCGCAACAGCAAGCCGCCCGCCACTGGTTCGAGTCGCTGAGGGACCGGATCTGCGCCGAATTTGAGGCGATCGAGCGCGAGGCGGGATCGGACGCCCGCTTCGACTATATCGCCTGGGACCGCGAAGCGCCCGGCATCGCCCCGGGCGAAGGCGGCGGCGGCGTGCGCGGCGTCATGAAGGGCAAGGTGTTCGAAAAGGTCGGCGTCAATGTCTCGACCGTCGGCGGGACCTTCTCCCCGGAATTCGCCAAGACGATCCATGGCGCCGGGGAAGACCCCAATTTCTTCGCCACCGGCATCAGCCTGGTTGCGCACATGGCCAATCCGCATGTGCCCGCCGTGCACATGAATACGCGCTTTCTGGTAACGTCGAAACGCTGGTTCGGCGGTGGGGCGGACCTTAATCCCCCGCTCCCGCGGGAGGAGGACACCGCCCATTTCCATGCCGTGCTGAAAGCCGCCTGCGACGCCCATGACGCGGACCATTATCCCCGCTTCAAGGCATGGGCCGACGATTATTTCTTCATCCCTCATCGCGGCGTCCACCGCGGCGTGGGCGGCATTTTCTACGACCATCTGGAATGCGCCGATGAGGCCGCATTCGATGCCAATTTCGCCTTCACCCGCGATGTGGGCGATGCCTTCCTCAAGGCCTTCCCGCCGATCGTAAGGCGGCGGATGCAGGAAAGCTGGTCGGAGGCGGACTACGCCCAGATGCTGGAATGGCGCGGCCGCTATGCCGAATTCAATCTGGTGCATGATCGCGGCACGCTCTTCGGCCTCAAGACCGGCGGCAATATCGACGCCATCCTGATGAGCCTGCCGCCCATGGCCGCCTGGAGTTGA
- a CDS encoding 5'-methylthioadenosine/S-adenosylhomocysteine nucleosidase (Enables the cleavage of the glycosidic bond in both 5'-methylthioadenosine and S-adenosylhomocysteine) codes for MARAEMIASKRVLFVMAVEDEYGPHLKARFDPLMIGVGPVEAALNTGLALQKLELERSLPDLVVSLGSAGSRICPLGEVYQVASVSWRDMDASRLGFPKGVTPFSNHPPEIPLHTPLELRTARLSTGANIVGGEDYAAIDADMVDMETFAVVRACQRFRVPVMGLRGVSDGPGELSDMLGWTQLLSLLDERLAQAVDLLADALQQ; via the coding sequence ATGGCGCGCGCCGAAATGATTGCCAGCAAGCGGGTCCTGTTCGTGATGGCGGTCGAGGATGAATATGGGCCGCATCTCAAGGCGCGCTTCGATCCCCTGATGATCGGTGTGGGGCCGGTGGAAGCCGCGCTCAACACAGGCCTTGCGCTGCAGAAGCTGGAACTGGAGCGGAGCTTGCCCGATCTCGTCGTTTCGCTGGGCTCGGCGGGATCGCGCATCTGCCCTCTGGGCGAGGTCTATCAGGTCGCCAGCGTCTCCTGGCGCGACATGGATGCTTCGCGCCTGGGGTTTCCGAAAGGCGTCACGCCCTTTTCCAACCACCCTCCCGAAATACCGCTACACACACCGCTGGAACTGCGCACGGCGCGGCTCTCCACCGGCGCGAATATCGTGGGCGGGGAGGATTATGCCGCGATCGACGCCGACATGGTCGACATGGAAACTTTCGCGGTGGTTCGTGCCTGCCAGCGTTTCCGCGTGCCGGTCATGGGCCTGCGCGGCGTTTCCGATGGTCCCGGTGAACTGTCGGACATGCTGGGATGGACGCAATTGCTGTCGTTGCTCGACGAACGGCTGGCGCAAGCCGTGGATCTTCTGGCGGACGCCCTGCAGCAATAG
- a CDS encoding DUF3617 family protein: MMAGRLALALTMMMTTGAAVHPAAPPPHLPKGLEAGEWQLRERGTGVVRRLCVAHLNQLLQSRHGGGGCKSLTVNETPKRLVVSYECGAAGNGRTDLRVETPRLVQISSQGIANGAPFDFALEGRWVGACH; encoded by the coding sequence ATGATGGCGGGACGGCTTGCCCTTGCCTTGACGATGATGATGACGACGGGCGCGGCCGTTCATCCGGCTGCTCCCCCGCCGCACCTGCCCAAGGGGTTGGAAGCGGGTGAATGGCAATTGCGCGAGCGGGGTACGGGGGTGGTCCGCCGGCTCTGCGTCGCCCATCTGAACCAACTGCTGCAAAGCCGCCATGGGGGCGGGGGTTGCAAGAGCCTGACCGTGAACGAGACGCCCAAGCGGCTTGTCGTCAGCTATGAATGCGGCGCGGCGGGCAATGGGCGGACCGACCTTCGCGTTGAAACGCCCCGGCTGGTGCAGATATCGTCGCAGGGGATCGCCAATGGCGCGCCCTTCGACTTTGCGCTGGAAGGGCGATGGGTCGGCGCCTGCCATTAA
- a CDS encoding cytochrome b/b6 has product MSFPWAEQYTPKHPAMQWIDEKLPLPRLVYNAVGAGYPVPRNLNYFWNFGVLAGLALVIQIVTGVIMAMHYGANTAVAFATVEQTMRDVNAGWLMRYAHATGASFFFIVVYLHIFRGLYFGSYKAPREMVWLLGLVIFLLMMATAFMGYVLPWGQMSYWGAKVITGLFGAIPVVGEPIQTWLLGGFAPGNASLNRFFSLHFLLPFVIAAVVILHIWALHIPGSSNPTGVEVKGPQDTVPFHPYYTAKDGFGAGVFLILFAIMLFYAPNYLGHPDNYIEANPLSTPAHIVPEWYFWPFYAILRAFTVDFFFVPAKLLGVLAMFSSILLLFFLPWLDTSAVRSGSYRPTFRKFFWILIIDVLILGYCGGAPAAEPYVMISQVAAAYYFAHFLIILPLISRFEKPLPLPNSITEAVLAKYGKTDGEPVAVPAE; this is encoded by the coding sequence ATGAGCTTTCCCTGGGCTGAACAATATACTCCCAAGCATCCCGCGATGCAGTGGATCGACGAGAAGCTGCCATTGCCGCGCCTCGTCTACAACGCCGTGGGCGCTGGCTATCCGGTGCCGCGCAACCTCAATTATTTCTGGAACTTCGGCGTGCTCGCCGGTCTGGCGCTGGTGATCCAGATCGTCACCGGCGTCATCATGGCGATGCATTACGGCGCCAACACCGCCGTCGCCTTCGCCACCGTCGAGCAGACGATGCGCGACGTGAATGCGGGCTGGCTGATGCGCTATGCGCACGCGACCGGCGCCAGCTTCTTCTTCATCGTGGTCTATCTCCACATCTTCCGCGGCCTCTATTTCGGTTCCTACAAGGCGCCGCGTGAGATGGTGTGGCTGCTTGGCCTCGTCATCTTCCTGCTGATGATGGCGACCGCTTTCATGGGCTATGTGCTGCCCTGGGGGCAGATGAGCTATTGGGGCGCCAAGGTGATCACCGGCCTGTTCGGTGCGATCCCGGTGGTGGGCGAACCGATCCAGACCTGGCTGCTGGGTGGTTTCGCGCCCGGTAACGCGTCGCTCAACCGCTTCTTCTCGCTGCACTTCCTGCTGCCCTTCGTGATCGCGGCGGTCGTGATCCTGCATATCTGGGCGCTGCATATTCCGGGCTCGTCCAACCCGACCGGCGTGGAAGTGAAGGGGCCGCAGGACACTGTGCCCTTCCACCCCTATTACACCGCGAAGGACGGTTTCGGGGCGGGCGTGTTCCTGATCCTGTTCGCGATCATGCTCTTCTATGCGCCCAACTATCTGGGTCACCCGGATAACTATATCGAGGCGAACCCGCTCTCGACACCCGCGCATATCGTGCCGGAATGGTATTTCTGGCCCTTCTACGCGATCCTGCGCGCCTTCACCGTCGACTTCTTCTTCGTGCCGGCGAAGCTGCTGGGCGTGCTGGCGATGTTCAGCTCGATCCTGCTGCTCTTCTTCCTCCCCTGGCTGGATACGTCGGCAGTGCGTTCGGGCAGCTATCGTCCGACTTTCCGGAAGTTCTTCTGGATCCTGATCATCGACGTGCTGATCCTGGGCTATTGCGGTGGCGCACCGGCAGCGGAACCCTATGTGATGATCTCGCAGGTCGCCGCGGCCTATTATTTCGCGCACTTCCTGATCATCCTGCCGCTGATCTCGCGCTTCGAAAAGCCGCTGCCGCTGCCCAATTCGATTACCGAGGCAGTGCTGGCGAAATATGGCAAGACCGACGGCGAACCCGTCGCGGTCCCGGCTGAATAA
- a CDS encoding adenine phosphoribosyltransferase translates to MSADSLAALVRTIPDFPKPGIQFRDITTLLADGQGLAELIERMAAVARPLDPDLIVGIEARGFILGAALAHALGAGFVPVRKKGKLPGKTVGIDYVLEYGTDRLELHEGQIAEGARVLLVDDLIATGGTALAAAQLIREQGASVLMALFAIDLPDLGGMAALEADGVSSVAIIAFEGH, encoded by the coding sequence ATGAGCGCTGACAGCCTAGCGGCCCTGGTCCGCACCATCCCCGACTTTCCCAAGCCGGGCATCCAGTTCCGCGATATCACAACCCTGTTGGCCGATGGGCAGGGACTGGCTGAACTGATCGAGCGCATGGCAGCGGTCGCCCGGCCGCTGGACCCGGACCTGATCGTCGGGATCGAGGCTCGGGGCTTTATCCTGGGTGCGGCACTGGCCCATGCGCTCGGCGCGGGCTTCGTGCCGGTGCGCAAGAAGGGCAAGCTGCCGGGCAAGACGGTCGGCATCGATTATGTGCTGGAATATGGCACGGACCGGCTGGAACTGCACGAAGGACAGATTGCGGAGGGCGCGCGGGTGCTCTTGGTCGACGATCTGATCGCGACAGGCGGCACGGCGCTGGCGGCAGCGCAACTGATCCGCGAGCAGGGGGCTTCCGTGCTGATGGCATTGTTCGCCATCGACTTGCCTGATCTGGGCGGCATGGCGGCGTTGGAGGCCGATGGTGTCTCTTCCGTCGCAATCATTGCCTTTGAGGGGCACTGA
- a CDS encoding glycerophosphoryl diester phosphodiesterase membrane domain-containing protein yields MATMSIGKAWEEAVAFVQRESSLLFPVALLFIALPSVILGEMTPPELTAWAASQPRGALPPIPASYVLAMLLTALLIWFGSLALFALALRPGISVGEALRLSLARLPVLIGTSFVAGGAIALALIVLTLVGMVIAAVSPALLAPLLGAAMVAVLAFVGVRLVLLNPVVIDGQDGVVASLKRSWQLTKGHFWHLLGLIAVLSLLSLIASSAAQAVFGIMGRLIAGADGARLIGGVAAAAVSTVVQVYMLVMLARLYRQASER; encoded by the coding sequence ATGGCGACAATGTCCATCGGCAAGGCTTGGGAGGAGGCGGTCGCCTTCGTCCAGCGCGAAAGCAGCCTGCTGTTCCCCGTCGCCCTGCTGTTCATCGCCTTGCCCAGCGTCATATTGGGCGAGATGACGCCGCCCGAACTGACGGCCTGGGCCGCATCGCAGCCGCGCGGCGCATTGCCGCCGATCCCCGCCAGCTATGTGCTGGCGATGCTGCTGACGGCGCTGTTGATCTGGTTCGGGTCGCTGGCCCTGTTCGCGCTGGCGCTGCGTCCGGGCATCAGCGTGGGAGAGGCGCTGCGGCTCAGCCTAGCGCGCTTGCCCGTGCTGATCGGGACCAGCTTCGTCGCCGGGGGCGCGATCGCACTGGCCCTGATTGTGCTGACCCTTGTGGGAATGGTGATCGCCGCTGTGTCCCCGGCGCTGCTGGCGCCGCTGCTGGGGGCGGCCATGGTGGCGGTGCTGGCCTTTGTCGGCGTGCGGCTCGTGCTGCTCAACCCCGTGGTGATCGACGGGCAGGACGGCGTGGTTGCATCGTTGAAGCGGAGCTGGCAGCTGACCAAGGGCCATTTCTGGCATTTGCTGGGCCTGATCGCCGTGCTCTCGCTGCTCTCGCTGATCGCCAGTTCCGCTGCGCAGGCGGTGTTCGGCATCATGGGCCGCCTGATTGCTGGTGCAGACGGTGCGCGGTTGATCGGCGGGGTGGCGGCCGCCGCCGTTTCGACCGTGGTGCAGGTCTATATGCTGGTGATGCTCGCCCGCCTCTACCGGCAGGCGTCGGAACGCTGA